In a genomic window of Seriola aureovittata isolate HTS-2021-v1 ecotype China chromosome 11, ASM2101889v1, whole genome shotgun sequence:
- the c11h2orf49 gene encoding ashwin gives MATSTGQDGKAVCSSSVDLLLHPELLSQDFMRLILSEKNVSTRDCGSRDRLTDLYLRHVIPLPQRTLPNSRWGRRVEKSRGRQTPAGHSASNDHNRKRPLIVFDGSSSHSGLLKVRKPEGSSTVSTGITDRLKPPPAGNLSNPIRKLSGNTSSSSIHRSTDPANLKREANSSVTPKSPEVKKKIQHVTWP, from the exons ATGGCGACTTCCACGGGACAAGATGGAAAGGCTGTTTGTTCCTCGAGTGTGGATCTGTTGCTGCACCCTGAGCTGTTGTCTCAAGACTTCATGCGGCTCATTTTAAGTGAG aaaaatgtcagtacCAGAGACTGTGGGAGTCGGGACCGGCTCACAGACCTCTACCTCCGGCATGTCATCCCGCTGCCGCAGAGGACTTTGCCCAACAGCCGCTGGGGAAGGAGGGTGGAGAAGAGCCGAGGGAGGCAGACACCGGCCGGTCACAG TGCGAGTAACGACCACAATAGGAAAAGGCCTCTGATCGTGTTTGATGGCAGTTCCTCTCATTCTGGCCTGCTCAAAGTGAGGAAACCAGAGGGAAGTAGCACAGTGTCAACAGGGATCACTGACAGGTTAAAACCTCCTCCAGCAGGAAACCTGTCCAACCCCATCCGCAAACTATCAGGCAACACCTCTTCCTCATCCATTCATCGCAGCACTGACCCCGCAAACCTCAAACGAGAAGCAAACAGCTCG GTTACACCGAAGTCACCAGAGGTGAAGAAAAAGATCCAGCATGTGACATGGCCCTGA